Proteins from one Cryptomeria japonica unplaced genomic scaffold, Sugi_1.0 HiC_scaffold_281, whole genome shotgun sequence genomic window:
- the LOC131048216 gene encoding linamarin synthase 2-like gives MVPHALLVAFPLQGHINPMMQLAWKLISHEFLVTFLNSDSNHNRILKANTPNSLHDNIRMISVPFEFPVMDTLEGIANGMEALGKDMGPSVIDRVVREINARNEENKLTCIIADALMCFGLQPVAMLHKIPLAAFHTALASFFTIYYFSPSLVSLGILASDGTPKQDKTVKFHSSMPALHSGDLPWLWAGEYMFRKGIRMAEEVKHIKWVLFSSFLEIEASLVETLSKEVGVYPIGPLIPPEFLHSRTSTKVLPSFWKNDTECLQWLDKHCAHSVIYRSFGSITVLSEKQVEELAMGMEATRRPFLWVVRPDLMKGSEAILPADFLERVRDRGCIVSWAPQLEVLSHPSIACFVTHCGWNSVQESITMGVPMLCWPYFADQFLNRTYVIDVWKLGLPLNANSEGIIEKGEFVKGVEILLESEQGLEIREEARKLKIIARDSVKDGGSSWNNFNLFVTTMK, from the exons ATGGTTCCTCACGCTCTTCTTGTTGCTTTTCCTTTACAGGGTCACATTAATCCCATGATGCAGCTCGCCTGGAAGCTCATCTCTCATGAATTCCTTGTCACTTTCCTCAACTCCGACAGCAATCATAACCGCATACTCAAAGCCAACACTCCAAATTCTTTGCATGATAACATCCGAATGATATCTGTTCCCTTTGAATTCCCTGTTATGGATACTCTGGAAGGCATTGCAAATGGCATGGAGGCGTTGGGAAAGGACATGGGGCCTTCTGTAATTGATAGAGTAGTTCGGGAAATAAATGCCAGAAATGAAGAAAACAAGCTCACTTGTATAATTGCAGACGCCTTGATGTGCTTTGGCTTACAGCCGGTGGCCATGCTCCATAAAATTCCCCTCGCCGCTTTCCACACTGCTCTCGCTTCATTTTTCACCATCTACTACTTTAGTCCCAGTCTGGTCTCGCTTGGCATCCTTGCTTCAGATG GAACTCCAAAGCAAGATAAAACAGTAAAATTTCATTCCTCCATGCCGGCGCTGCATTCGGGAGATCTTCCGTGGTTGTGGGCAGGCGAATACATGTTTAGAAAAGGGATTCGTATGGCAGAGGAAGTCAAACACATCAAATGGGTCCTTTTCAGTTCATTCTTAGAGATCGAAGCTTCATTAGTCGAAACGTTGTCCAAAGAAGTGGGAGTGTATCCAATAGGCCCTCTAATTCCTCCCGAGTTTCTCCATAGCAGGACAAGCACGAaggtcctcccaagcttctggaaAAATGACACAGAATGTTTACAGTGGTTAGATAAACACTGTGCCCACTCTGTGATATACAGATCTTTTGGAAGTATTACAGTTCTGAGTGAAAAGCAAGTGGAAGAGCTTGCTATGGGAATGGAGGCAACCCGGAGACCATTTCTGTGGGTTGTACGCCCCGATCTGATGAAAGGAAGCGAAGCTATTTTACCTGCAGATTTCTTGGAGCGTGTGAGAGATAGGGGTTGCATAGTTTCGTGGGCCCCACAGTTAGAGGTGTTATCTCATCCTTCCATAGCCTGTTTTGTGACTCACTGTGGATGGAACTCTGTGCAGGAAAGCATCACCATGGGCGTGCCCATGCTTTGTTGGCCTTATTTTGCAGACCAGTTTCTTAACCGCACGTATGTTATTGATGTGTGGAAATTGGGTTTGCCATTAAATGCGAATAGCGAAGGAATTATAGAGAAGGGAGAGTTTGTAAAAGGCGTAGAGATTTTGCTGGAATCGGAACAAGGCCTTGAAATAAGAGAGGAAGCTAGAAAATTGAAGATAATTGCTAGGGATTCAGTCAAGGACGGGGGCTCCTCATGGAATAATTTTAATCTATTTGTCACCACCATGAAGTGA